From Arachis stenosperma cultivar V10309 chromosome 2, arast.V10309.gnm1.PFL2, whole genome shotgun sequence, one genomic window encodes:
- the LOC130963434 gene encoding MDIS1-interacting receptor like kinase 2-like, translated as MPLCPTKKVTSSNKAKHTIVIALSIIGFILLLFLATLCFTKHVAKTKVERVSTKNGDLFSIWNYDGKIAFEDIIDATQDFDIRYCIRTGAYGSVYQANLPSGRTVALKKLRQKESQNPSFDKSFLNEFMMLSRIQHRNIVKLYGYCLQNRACLHSECDRKMRRL; from the exons ATGCCACTCTGTCCAACAAAGAAAGTCACATCATCAAATAAAGCAAAGCACACAATTGTAATTGCTCTTTCCATCATTGGATTCATTCTCTTACTATTTCTTGCCACCTTGTGTTTTACCAAACATGTGGCTAAGACAAAAGTTGAAAGAGTTTCTACAAAGAATGGAGACTTGTTCTCTATATGGAACTATGATGGAAAAATTGCATTTGAGGACATAATTGATGCAACACAAGACTTTGATATTAGATACTGCATTCGAACTGGTGCATATGGTAGTGTTTACCAAGCAAATTTGCCAAGTGGTAGAACTGTTGCATTGAAGAAACTTCGACAAAAGGAATCTCAGAACCCTTCATTTGACAAGAGTTTCCTCAATGAGTTTATGATGTTATCGCGAATCCAGCATAGAAACATTGTCAAGCTTTATGGCTATTGTCTTCAGAACAG AGCTTGCCTACACTCTGAGTGTGACCGAAAAATGAGACGTTTATAG